One Acidobacteriota bacterium genomic region harbors:
- a CDS encoding Rieske 2Fe-2S domain-containing protein, translating to MNTEQDSKQDATPTSEVEVKTEAPPALETATNGKTASPETPAGDKPTPPPKPVAPAKPAPPKPTAAAPAKPSTVGSSAAAKSKAVVEGTDSDTPVNAMRRVIVWTSLIGFLTTCFFMFLRFFLPRTLFEPPTAFRIGYPSDFGFGVDTKFQQQYRIWVVRNSEKLFVIYARCTHLGCTPDWKPSENKFKCPCHGSGYTFEGINFEGPAPRPMDRAQVALDPTGQIVVDTAKLYSFPKGEKSQFDDPGAFLQV from the coding sequence ATGAACACAGAGCAAGACAGCAAACAAGACGCGACTCCTACGTCTGAAGTTGAGGTTAAAACGGAAGCGCCACCGGCGCTTGAAACAGCCACAAACGGAAAAACAGCTTCACCTGAAACACCCGCAGGTGATAAACCTACTCCTCCGCCTAAACCGGTTGCTCCTGCTAAACCTGCGCCACCGAAACCGACTGCCGCCGCACCCGCCAAACCGTCAACGGTCGGGTCATCGGCTGCCGCGAAAAGCAAAGCGGTGGTCGAGGGCACAGACAGCGATACGCCGGTCAATGCCATGCGCCGGGTTATCGTATGGACTTCATTGATTGGCTTTTTAACTACCTGTTTCTTCATGTTCCTGAGGTTCTTCCTTCCGAGAACCCTGTTTGAACCGCCCACAGCTTTTCGCATCGGCTACCCGTCAGACTTCGGGTTTGGGGTGGATACCAAATTTCAACAACAATACCGCATCTGGGTAGTCCGTAATTCTGAAAAGCTGTTCGTGATTTACGCTCGTTGTACGCATCTGGGATGCACGCCTGATTGGAAACCCAGTGAAAATAAATTCAAATGTCCGTGCCACGGCAGCGGCTATACCTTTGAAGGTATCAACTTTGAAGGTCCCGCGCCGCGTCCGATGGATAGAGCACAAGTGGCGCTCGACCCGACCGGACAAATCGTGGTTGATACGGCGAAACTTTATTCGTTTCCAAAAGGCGAGAAGAGCCAATTTGATGACCCGGGGGCGTTCTTACAGGTCTGA
- a CDS encoding S8 family serine peptidase, which produces MKRGFLFFIIALFLTISIVDADFQSKNFDLDATRVKKSAKTFASATPDKNVAYRSVGNIHKIVVASHDLASINGIKSSGGMEIADYGSYKLFIANQNSLTQIESHQANRRARAQGLETAQLESQSTGAQFDLRDDYNILFLRAGKIDTTQDENFMGVEQSANADTDNLTLPLHRKEIAGEARLRLIQFAGPIKQDWLDRLQSTGVEIIGYVPNNAYLIRENADSSLLIASAINDFARRNQAFIQWEGEFKSEYKIHPALVEKLNEAEELSISIQVARARDKSDAKDLKKIQKIAQSIIFKPYAVLNLTNIKISVAANRIAEIAALKNVVNIEGWTVPVLRDERANQIITGRLKNDGKEPEGPGYMNWLQTNGLASRFNFAIDVTDSGIDRGSTATANLHRDFLDAANQSRVIYAREYTNELDASDLAGHGTINLSIAGGYNTATESAFRDSANYNYGLGIAPFASLGSSKIFKSDGRFGLSEPFSKLIAEAYTDGARISSNSWGAGTNSYTLDAQEYDSRSRDAVTSQAGNQEMVLCFAAGNGGSLTRIDSPGSGKNLISVGASESARGGGIDGCGVRDTDSDNANEIAFFSSGGPLDDGRIKPDIVAPGTHIQGAASQHPDFAGNGICGGTGAEDFWFPTNQKLYTWSSGTSHSTPIVAGAAALVRQHLLNRGEEPSVALIKALMLNTTTYMTSAEVKGNLPHPLQGWGLLNLGRAFDSAAKIFINQTHTFSDSGQEFVFSGEIKDATQPFRVTLAYSDAPGFSAFASWVNDLDLEVTINGQTFRGNNFIEDKSQPDGQANSKDNVEAVWLPAGTTGTFAVRIRAANIAGDGVPNNADLSDQDFALVIYNGEKKDVPVATLSTVNVSGGADSHLDPGEDISLQVNLKNVSLVAMNGATGTLSSSTTGITVSTATANFGNIAPNATGENTTPFIFNINRSVACGTTLQFTLEVNAPNAAVSKIPITLRVGNFQTIEVFSDSVEIDESKWTHDTGITNKKKKKKGLAIDTWSVSTKRFRTGARSWFSSNPNIQSDAHLDTIAIALPTDLKNLQLVFYHTYEFEFGSYDGGVLEISVAGGAFEDLGAKILQGKYTGEINSFLDNPLADRPAWVDGQLGAFKQVVVDLSSYAGKSVIIRFRIGADTIGKGAGWFIDDVMLRGERVTCTPAALE; this is translated from the coding sequence ATGAAAAGAGGGTTTTTGTTTTTCATTATTGCCTTGTTCTTGACCATCTCCATCGTTGATGCCGATTTTCAGTCAAAAAATTTTGACCTTGATGCAACCAGGGTAAAAAAATCGGCAAAAACCTTTGCATCCGCTACGCCCGACAAAAATGTGGCTTACCGCAGCGTCGGGAATATCCATAAAATCGTAGTCGCCAGCCACGACCTCGCATCCATCAATGGGATTAAAAGTTCAGGTGGTATGGAAATCGCCGATTATGGTTCTTACAAACTTTTTATCGCCAATCAAAATTCCTTAACTCAAATTGAAAGCCATCAAGCAAACCGGCGCGCGCGCGCGCAGGGACTCGAAACTGCTCAACTGGAAAGCCAATCAACAGGCGCGCAATTCGATTTACGCGATGATTACAACATCCTGTTTTTGCGTGCAGGAAAAATTGACACCACCCAGGATGAAAATTTTATGGGTGTGGAGCAGTCGGCAAACGCTGATACAGACAATCTGACCCTGCCGCTGCATCGAAAAGAGATTGCCGGTGAAGCGCGATTGCGGCTCATTCAATTCGCCGGCCCGATTAAACAAGACTGGTTAGACAGGTTGCAATCGACCGGCGTGGAAATCATCGGTTATGTGCCGAACAATGCCTATTTGATTCGCGAAAATGCCGATTCGAGTTTGTTAATCGCCAGCGCCATAAACGATTTTGCAAGGCGCAACCAAGCCTTTATTCAATGGGAAGGCGAATTTAAAAGCGAGTATAAAATTCATCCGGCGCTGGTTGAAAAATTGAACGAAGCGGAAGAACTTTCCATCAGCATTCAAGTGGCGCGCGCCAGAGATAAAAGCGATGCGAAAGACCTCAAGAAGATTCAAAAAATAGCGCAGTCAATTATTTTCAAGCCCTATGCGGTTTTGAATTTAACCAACATTAAAATCTCGGTTGCTGCCAATCGCATTGCCGAGATTGCCGCTTTGAAAAACGTCGTCAACATAGAGGGGTGGACAGTGCCCGTGTTGCGCGATGAACGCGCCAATCAAATCATCACCGGTCGTTTAAAAAACGACGGCAAAGAACCCGAAGGTCCCGGTTATATGAATTGGTTACAAACGAATGGCTTGGCTTCGCGCTTCAATTTCGCGATTGATGTGACCGATTCCGGCATTGATCGCGGTTCAACGGCGACTGCCAATCTGCATCGCGATTTTCTCGACGCCGCAAATCAAAGCCGGGTGATTTACGCGCGCGAATATACTAACGAACTCGATGCTTCGGATTTAGCAGGACACGGAACGATTAATCTGTCGATTGCCGGGGGCTACAACACCGCGACCGAATCGGCATTTCGTGATTCGGCAAATTACAACTACGGTTTAGGCATCGCGCCGTTTGCTTCACTCGGTTCTTCAAAAATATTTAAATCCGATGGCCGGTTTGGCTTGAGCGAACCGTTTTCAAAATTGATTGCGGAAGCTTACACAGATGGCGCGCGCATTTCCTCAAACAGTTGGGGGGCGGGGACGAACTCCTATACACTCGACGCCCAGGAATATGATTCAAGGTCGCGCGACGCGGTGACCAGTCAAGCTGGCAATCAGGAGATGGTTTTATGTTTTGCGGCTGGCAATGGCGGTTCGCTCACACGCATCGATTCGCCCGGCAGCGGAAAAAATTTAATTTCGGTTGGCGCCAGTGAAAGCGCCAGAGGCGGCGGCATAGATGGTTGCGGCGTGCGGGATACGGATTCGGATAATGCCAATGAAATCGCCTTTTTTTCATCGGGCGGCCCCCTGGACGACGGACGCATTAAACCGGACATTGTTGCGCCGGGTACGCATATTCAAGGCGCGGCTTCACAGCACCCGGACTTTGCCGGTAACGGCATCTGTGGGGGTACAGGCGCAGAAGACTTCTGGTTTCCAACCAATCAGAAACTCTACACCTGGTCGTCGGGCACCAGCCATTCAACCCCGATAGTTGCCGGCGCAGCAGCGTTGGTTCGTCAGCATTTGTTGAATCGTGGCGAAGAACCAAGTGTCGCGTTGATTAAAGCATTGATGCTGAACACCACAACTTATATGACCAGCGCCGAGGTGAAAGGTAATCTGCCGCATCCGTTGCAGGGCTGGGGGCTTTTAAATCTCGGACGGGCATTCGATAGCGCCGCGAAAATTTTCATCAATCAAACGCACACCTTTTCCGACAGCGGACAGGAATTCGTCTTCTCAGGTGAAATCAAAGATGCTACGCAACCGTTTCGCGTGACGCTGGCGTATTCGGATGCGCCGGGATTTTCAGCCTTCGCTTCGTGGGTCAATGACCTCGATTTGGAAGTTACGATTAATGGGCAGACCTTTCGCGGCAATAATTTCATTGAAGACAAATCTCAACCCGACGGGCAGGCGAATTCTAAAGATAATGTCGAAGCGGTCTGGCTTCCGGCTGGAACCACCGGGACCTTCGCTGTGCGCATTCGCGCCGCCAATATCGCGGGTGATGGGGTGCCGAATAATGCGGATTTATCTGACCAGGATTTTGCGCTGGTGATTTATAACGGCGAGAAAAAAGATGTGCCGGTAGCGACGCTTTCCACCGTCAACGTATCGGGCGGAGCCGACAGCCATCTCGATCCCGGTGAAGATATTTCGTTGCAGGTGAATTTAAAGAACGTTTCGCTGGTGGCGATGAACGGCGCAACCGGAACGCTTTCAAGCTCGACAACCGGCATTACGGTTTCAACCGCGACCGCCAATTTTGGCAACATTGCGCCCAATGCAACGGGTGAAAACACCACGCCATTTATATTCAATATCAATCGCAGCGTAGCCTGTGGCACAACTTTGCAATTCACGCTTGAGGTGAATGCGCCGAACGCTGCGGTTTCTAAAATCCCCATCACTTTGCGTGTCGGCAATTTTCAGACTATCGAAGTTTTCAGCGATAGCGTTGAAATCGACGAATCGAAATGGACGCATGACACAGGGATTACCAATAAAAAGAAGAAAAAGAAAGGACTCGCCATTGACACCTGGTCAGTATCAACCAAGCGCTTCCGCACCGGAGCAAGGTCGTGGTTTTCATCGAATCCCAATATTCAATCGGACGCCCATCTCGACACCATAGCGATTGCTTTACCGACGGATTTAAAGAATCTGCAACTGGTTTTCTATCACACCTATGAATTCGAGTTTGGCAGTTATGATGGCGGGGTGTTGGAAATTTCGGTTGCCGGGGGCGCGTTTGAAGACCTCGGCGCAAAAATCCTGCAAGGGAAATATACCGGTGAAATCAATAGCTTTTTGGATAATCCGTTGGCAGACCGCCCCGCCTGGGTAGACGGACAACTCGGAGCGTTCAAGCAGGTGGTGGTGGATTTAAGCAGCTATGCCGGGAAGTCTGTGATTATTCGCTTCCGCATCGGCGCGGACACCATCGGCAAAGGCGCAGGCTGGTTTATTGATGATGTGATGCTTCGCGGCGAGCGCGTCACTTGCACCCCGGCAGCGTTGGAGTAA
- the cyoE gene encoding heme o synthase translates to MESVNRILNDDVAELPVREKLRAFVELTKPRITFLVVLTTIAGFCLGVEQGIDWLKLFNLILGVSVLSSGIATINQWMERDLDALMLRTKARPLPTGKLNARQAFIFGMGLIVLANVYLAWTVNSLTALLGVITAATYLLIYTPLKTRTTLSTFWGAFPGAMPPLVGWVAARGYLSIEGWILFAILFLWQFPHFLAIAWMYREDYAKAGIKMLPVVEPEGKVTGQQIVTYTLLLLPVSLLPTLVNISGKIYFAGACALGLAFLFVSIRTAMQRTKWQARQLLLASVLYLPILFGLMVINR, encoded by the coding sequence ATGGAATCCGTAAATAGAATTCTAAACGACGATGTCGCCGAATTGCCGGTGCGGGAAAAGCTGCGCGCCTTTGTTGAACTCACCAAACCGCGCATCACGTTTTTAGTTGTGCTGACGACCATCGCGGGCTTTTGTCTGGGAGTTGAGCAGGGAATTGACTGGTTGAAACTCTTTAATCTCATTTTAGGCGTGAGCGTTCTCTCATCGGGAATTGCGACCATCAATCAATGGATGGAACGTGACCTCGATGCGTTGATGTTACGCACCAAAGCGAGACCGTTGCCGACCGGAAAATTGAATGCCAGACAGGCGTTTATCTTTGGCATGGGATTAATCGTTCTGGCGAATGTTTATCTGGCATGGACAGTGAATTCGCTGACCGCGCTTCTCGGAGTCATCACCGCGGCGACTTATTTGTTGATTTACACGCCGCTCAAAACCCGCACGACGCTTTCAACATTTTGGGGCGCGTTTCCGGGGGCGATGCCGCCGCTTGTCGGTTGGGTTGCAGCGCGCGGTTATCTGAGCATCGAAGGCTGGATATTGTTTGCGATTTTGTTTTTGTGGCAGTTCCCGCATTTTTTGGCGATTGCCTGGATGTATCGCGAAGATTACGCCAAAGCCGGAATCAAAATGTTGCCGGTCGTTGAACCCGAAGGCAAAGTCACAGGGCAACAAATCGTCACGTATACGTTGTTGCTTTTGCCTGTGAGTTTATTGCCGACTCTAGTAAATATTTCGGGGAAAATTTATTTCGCTGGCGCGTGCGCGCTTGGACTGGCGTTTTTATTCGTCAGCATTCGCACTGCAATGCAGAGAACCAAATGGCAAGCCCGGCAGTTGCTGTTGGCTTCAGTTCTCTATTTGCCAATTCTTTTCGGATTGATGGTGATTAACCGTTAG
- a CDS encoding COX15/CtaA family protein: MSKQVDVGFEPKIWLHYFAIFLAFLIIILLVAGALVTSNEAGDSVPDWPLSFGRWLIHSDNFIANVRYEYSHRFIAGVVGFTTFLLALSIWFSEKRKWVKTLALLAFVGVVAQAAIGGIRVWFPAYKPQIAVPHALIAQSFFGLIVALAVFTSRGWFVERQTIKDEGGVALRTLTVATIGAVLLQLVLGAGFRHGAWGIIPHIVGAGLVAGLIIWTASAVLTRHDERWIRRPAWAVLGLMILQVGLGIAAYFARVASKDDPQPLEPMISLTASHVVVGALTLAAMVVLTARCYKVLAPQNAGVNEKAMSSARKATV; encoded by the coding sequence TTGAGTAAGCAAGTAGATGTAGGTTTCGAGCCTAAAATCTGGCTCCATTATTTCGCAATTTTCTTAGCTTTTTTAATTATTATTTTGCTGGTTGCCGGTGCGCTCGTTACCAGTAACGAAGCCGGGGATTCGGTTCCTGATTGGCCCCTGTCATTCGGACGCTGGTTGATTCATTCTGACAATTTCATTGCAAATGTGCGCTATGAATATTCGCACCGGTTCATTGCAGGTGTCGTGGGTTTCACCACTTTTTTACTGGCTCTTTCAATCTGGTTTTCCGAAAAACGCAAATGGGTGAAAACCCTCGCGCTGCTGGCTTTTGTTGGCGTCGTTGCACAAGCGGCAATCGGCGGCATACGAGTTTGGTTTCCGGCTTATAAACCGCAAATCGCTGTGCCGCACGCGCTCATCGCACAGAGCTTTTTCGGTTTGATCGTGGCGCTTGCGGTCTTCACTTCACGCGGTTGGTTTGTTGAACGTCAGACCATAAAAGATGAAGGTGGGGTGGCGCTTAGAACCTTGACGGTGGCAACCATCGGCGCGGTTTTATTGCAACTGGTTTTAGGCGCGGGGTTTCGACATGGCGCGTGGGGCATCATCCCGCACATTGTCGGAGCCGGTTTGGTTGCAGGTTTGATTATCTGGACAGCATCAGCAGTGCTAACCAGGCACGATGAGCGATGGATTCGCCGTCCGGCTTGGGCAGTCTTGGGCTTAATGATATTGCAGGTGGGACTCGGAATCGCGGCTTACTTTGCGCGGGTGGCTTCAAAAGATGACCCGCAACCGCTTGAACCGATGATTTCACTGACCGCATCCCACGTCGTGGTTGGGGCATTAACTTTGGCGGCGATGGTGGTATTGACCGCGCGTTGCTACAAGGTGCTGGCTCCGCAAAACGCCGGTGTGAATGAGAAGGCTATGTCTTCGGCAAGAAAGGCGACGGTGTAA
- a CDS encoding cytochrome b N-terminal domain-containing protein yields the protein MEPEKPELLQKRPESSVGLVDKLREGIKEDIALMKTKTSKENLQSELENLKDPTKTQLYKSIFRVKHEPTPRARSLGVLTNVFLHLHPAKVNRDAVRFSYTWGMGGITFYLFIVLTFTGILLMFYYHPSKGMAYQDIIYLENDVPFGKLLRNMHRWGAHLMVITTWLHMFRVVLTGSYKTPREFNWAVGVVLLTLTLLLSFTGYLLPDDQLGFWAVTVGTNMAKASPMLGNEGPFGVQMGMTQYNDVRFALLGGSIVDANALLRSYIWHCIAIPTIVSVLLAVHFWRVRKDGGISGPAPVMLESEMKAAGARSVKGAAGK from the coding sequence ATGGAACCTGAAAAGCCTGAGCTACTGCAAAAGCGACCTGAGTCTAGTGTCGGGTTGGTCGATAAACTTCGCGAAGGAATCAAAGAAGACATCGCCTTAATGAAGACCAAAACCAGTAAAGAGAATTTACAATCCGAACTGGAAAATCTCAAAGACCCGACGAAAACTCAGCTCTATAAATCCATCTTTCGCGTCAAACACGAACCGACCCCGCGCGCGCGCTCACTGGGCGTTTTAACCAACGTCTTTTTGCACCTGCACCCGGCAAAGGTTAATCGTGACGCGGTGCGCTTCAGTTATACCTGGGGAATGGGCGGTATAACTTTTTATCTGTTTATCGTGTTGACCTTCACCGGCATCTTGCTGATGTTTTATTACCATCCGAGCAAAGGCATGGCGTATCAGGACATTATTTATCTTGAAAACGATGTGCCTTTCGGCAAACTGCTGCGCAATATGCACCGCTGGGGAGCGCATTTGATGGTCATTACCACCTGGCTGCATATGTTTCGCGTGGTGCTCACCGGTTCATACAAAACGCCGAGAGAATTTAACTGGGCGGTCGGTGTGGTGCTATTGACCTTAACCTTGTTGCTCAGTTTTACAGGCTATCTGTTACCCGATGACCAGTTGGGATTCTGGGCGGTAACCGTCGGCACCAATATGGCAAAAGCTTCGCCAATGCTCGGCAATGAAGGTCCGTTCGGCGTGCAGATGGGCATGACGCAATATAACGATGTGCGCTTCGCTTTGCTTGGCGGGTCAATCGTTGATGCCAATGCCTTGCTGCGCAGTTACATCTGGCACTGCATCGCGATTCCGACCATCGTCAGTGTCTTGCTTGCTGTGCATTTCTGGCGTGTCCGTAAAGATGGCGGCATTTCAGGTCCCGCACCGGTTATGCTCGAATCCGAAATGAAAGCGGCTGGCGCGCGTTCGGTTAAAGGAGCCGCAGGAAAGTAA
- a CDS encoding glutaredoxin family protein: MKNTNPPAKAIVTIYTRPGCHLCEDAKANILASGYASCFTIEEINIDEDETLKQQFQYDIPVIRINGIKVFKHFVDPKAFARKFKRIAGI; the protein is encoded by the coding sequence ATGAAGAACACAAACCCACCAGCTAAAGCCATTGTCACCATCTACACGCGCCCCGGTTGTCACCTCTGCGAAGATGCCAAAGCCAACATTTTGGCTTCCGGTTATGCATCCTGTTTCACCATTGAGGAAATAAATATTGACGAAGATGAAACCCTGAAACAACAGTTTCAATACGATATTCCGGTCATCCGAATAAACGGCATCAAAGTTTTCAAACACTTCGTTGACCCGAAAGCATTCGCCCGCAAATTCAAACGAATTGCCGGCATCTAA
- a CDS encoding cytochrome C, giving the protein MDWHQLWEITTLPDNIPIVAMLFLIPFFTWLGFKQALANDRLVGELEQNPQMAKTHHRKTLPFQSGWAKELHVWPYLLRVEFLAAVIVTIILYVWSIGLNAPLEEPSNPNLTMNPSKAPWYFLGLQEMLVYFDPWIAGVVMPTLILIGLMVFPYVDANPLGSGYYTWKQRKIAVGAFLIGFATWVALIIIGTFMRGPGWVWFWPGQTWDHNTVPYEVNRDLPDILVNWGLTFAGQQPWKGLIGAVVVGIFFAVAGFLTHKIVTRTQFDKKIFERTTFLQYSIFQFFAITVLWAMPVKLLARQLFRIKYVMVTPWFNI; this is encoded by the coding sequence ATGGATTGGCATCAATTATGGGAAATCACCACCTTGCCGGACAATATTCCGATTGTCGCAATGCTGTTTCTGATACCGTTTTTTACCTGGCTCGGATTCAAACAGGCACTGGCGAATGACCGGCTGGTTGGCGAGTTGGAACAAAACCCGCAGATGGCGAAAACCCATCATCGCAAAACCTTGCCCTTTCAAAGCGGATGGGCGAAAGAATTGCACGTCTGGCCTTATCTGCTGCGTGTGGAATTCCTGGCAGCGGTCATTGTCACGATTATTCTGTATGTCTGGTCGATAGGACTTAATGCGCCGCTCGAAGAGCCATCGAATCCCAACCTGACGATGAATCCATCGAAAGCGCCCTGGTACTTTCTGGGGCTTCAAGAAATGTTGGTTTATTTCGACCCGTGGATTGCCGGGGTGGTGATGCCAACCTTGATTCTCATCGGTTTGATGGTGTTTCCGTATGTTGACGCCAACCCGCTCGGCTCCGGTTATTACACCTGGAAGCAGCGAAAGATTGCGGTCGGCGCTTTTTTAATCGGCTTTGCGACCTGGGTGGCGTTGATTATCATCGGCACTTTTATGCGCGGTCCCGGATGGGTGTGGTTTTGGCCCGGACAAACCTGGGATCACAACACCGTGCCTTACGAAGTCAACCGCGATTTGCCGGATATTCTGGTGAATTGGGGGCTGACGTTTGCCGGACAACAACCCTGGAAAGGATTGATTGGCGCGGTAGTGGTCGGAATTTTCTTTGCCGTGGCGGGTTTTTTAACTCACAAAATCGTTACCCGCACGCAATTCGATAAGAAAATTTTCGAGCGCACCACCTTCTTGCAGTATTCGATATTTCAGTTTTTTGCAATCACTGTATTGTGGGCGATGCCGGTGAAATTACTCGCTCGCCAGTTATTCAGAATCAAATATGTAATGGTGACTCCCTGGTTCAATATCTGA
- the coxB gene encoding cytochrome c oxidase subunit II: protein MSKILLALLLVALTVGSAWTFWSGNWWFVHPISEHGPKVDDQFNRTLVVVGFAFITCQLALAWAVFRYGRKGNERSKYTHGNNKLEAVWTVITAVVFVVVAVYGQIVWAGIHLNQPSDAEATNIEVVAQQFQWNFHYPGADGVTGKTNTKFINDGSLNFVGVDPDDPNGKDDIQISTLVVPEKRPVALRIRSKDVIHSLFVPALRIKQDAVPGMNVRIHFKATEVGKYEIACAELCGSLHFNMKTFLLVLPQEDYDALTAMTPEKYKERLGQLMERYEVNSSKVIAAN from the coding sequence ATGAGCAAAATCCTATTGGCATTATTACTTGTCGCTTTAACGGTCGGTTCGGCATGGACATTCTGGAGCGGAAACTGGTGGTTCGTTCATCCCATCTCGGAGCACGGGCCTAAGGTTGATGACCAATTTAACCGCACCCTTGTGGTGGTCGGCTTTGCCTTTATTACCTGTCAACTGGCATTGGCATGGGCAGTTTTTCGCTACGGAAGAAAAGGCAATGAGCGGTCAAAATATACCCACGGCAATAATAAACTCGAAGCCGTCTGGACAGTAATTACGGCTGTGGTTTTCGTCGTCGTCGCCGTGTATGGACAAATCGTCTGGGCAGGCATTCACCTCAATCAACCGAGCGATGCCGAAGCCACCAATATCGAAGTTGTGGCGCAACAATTCCAATGGAATTTTCATTACCCCGGAGCCGATGGCGTCACCGGTAAAACCAATACCAAATTCATCAATGACGGGTCTTTGAATTTCGTCGGCGTAGACCCTGACGACCCCAACGGCAAAGACGATATTCAGATTTCAACGCTTGTGGTTCCAGAAAAACGTCCGGTCGCGTTGCGCATCCGTTCCAAAGATGTGATTCACAGTCTCTTCGTTCCTGCGCTTAGAATCAAACAGGACGCGGTTCCGGGAATGAATGTCCGCATTCATTTCAAAGCAACGGAAGTGGGCAAATATGAAATCGCCTGTGCCGAACTCTGCGGCTCGCTGCATTTCAATATGAAAACTTTTTTATTGGTTTTGCCGCAGGAAGATTATGACGCTTTAACCGCGATGACTCCCGAAAAATACAAAGAGCGCTTGGGACAATTGATGGAACGATACGAAGTCAATAGTTCAAAAGTAATCGCGGCGAATTGA